One genomic window of Methanosarcina acetivorans C2A includes the following:
- a CDS encoding DUF2284 domain-containing protein: MKIDDENYRLLEEKAKELGAKSLRLLPAENIVIEDRTVLKCIFGCNGYGSRVCPPFIPTVDEFKKMLADYEWALLVEWNSDNVFPREVSENFVKYSFEPPGDEAVKQQFQNNLKTIMKDRKETIQPGVLELEKLAWTLGYNTALATFPGMCTWCATKDYSDVKCAGAGGPCHHPTLRRPCLMGLGVRMDKTLEKIGTPLQKFPMDDTAPVPYTLILLD; encoded by the coding sequence ATGAAGATAGATGATGAAAACTACAGGCTTCTGGAAGAAAAGGCAAAAGAGCTGGGTGCAAAAAGTCTCAGACTCTTGCCCGCAGAAAATATCGTGATAGAAGATCGAACTGTCCTGAAGTGTATTTTCGGCTGCAATGGCTACGGGAGCCGTGTCTGTCCCCCCTTCATCCCGACAGTGGACGAATTCAAAAAAATGCTTGCAGACTACGAATGGGCCCTTCTCGTTGAATGGAATTCCGATAATGTCTTTCCCCGGGAAGTCAGCGAGAATTTCGTAAAATACAGCTTCGAACCTCCTGGAGACGAAGCTGTAAAACAGCAGTTCCAGAATAACCTGAAAACAATAATGAAAGACCGAAAAGAAACGATTCAGCCCGGTGTCCTTGAACTCGAAAAACTCGCCTGGACCCTGGGATATAACACCGCCCTTGCCACCTTTCCAGGCATGTGTACCTGGTGTGCTACAAAAGACTACTCCGACGTAAAGTGCGCGGGAGCAGGCGGGCCCTGCCATCACCCGACTCTCCGCAGGCCGTGTCTTATGGGGCTCGGGGTAAGGATGGACAAAACCCTGGAAAAAATCGGTACTCCGCTCCAAAAGTTCCCGATGGACGATACGGCTCCTGTACCGTATACATTGATTCTGCTGGACTGA
- a CDS encoding DUF2795 domain-containing protein translates to MQTSPIEVQKALKNMDYPAKKKQLIEHAKKHKADSKVMEVLEELPEKEYTNAADVSKAFSGK, encoded by the coding sequence ATGCAAACGAGTCCTATCGAAGTCCAAAAAGCTTTAAAGAATATGGATTATCCTGCGAAGAAAAAACAGCTTATCGAACACGCTAAAAAGCACAAAGCTGACAGTAAGGTGATGGAGGTTCTCGAAGAACTTCCAGAGAAGGAGTACACCAACGCTGCCGATGTCAGCAAGGCGTTTTCAGGGAAATAA
- the gatE gene encoding Glu-tRNA(Gln) amidotransferase subunit GatE encodes MEKYDYSELGLKAGLEIHQQLDSKEKLFCRCPTLIRDIGDSDFEFFRYLRATESEMGEKDRAAVEQTKIRRKYIYKAYDTTCLIENDEEPPRELNKEALDISLGVSKLFNMKPVDQMHVMRKIVVDGSNTSGFQRTAFLASDGYIETSEGRCGIDSLCVEEEAAQKIEEKGDSIVYSLDRLGIPLVEIATAPDIRSPRHAREVAEYIGMVLRSTGKVKRGLGTIRQDVNISIARGERVEIKGVQALDLIEDIVRREVERQLNLLFIRQELLERKAFVCEEIYDVTGLFMDTKSKVLQKGVKKGSILAALLKKFNRLVGKEVQPGRRLGTEFSDRAKTAGVGGLFHTDELPNYGITEKEVQAVKDAIGAGPEDAFVMVADEPEKARLAIEAVINRAKEAIEGIPEETRKALPDGNTAYMRPLPGAARMYPETDVPQIEISQEYFDSIKPPELLTKRAKRFASESGLNKELAEKVAYSRYLPLFEILLETYTKDANVNSTLIARTLVGIVPEIRRNGVETDNLTDEHFKGLFAAISNQEIAKEAIQDLLTALAKEPELTVQEAISKLGLSAFDPEEVENFIKQMVMEKGDFIKDKGPSALGPLMGIVMKEYRGTVDGKILSHMLKKEIDNFIGQG; translated from the coding sequence ATGGAAAAATACGACTACAGTGAACTTGGGCTGAAAGCCGGGCTTGAAATTCACCAGCAGCTTGACTCAAAAGAGAAATTGTTCTGCAGGTGTCCTACCCTGATCAGGGACATCGGGGATTCGGACTTCGAGTTTTTCAGGTATCTCAGGGCTACGGAAAGCGAGATGGGAGAAAAGGACAGGGCTGCGGTGGAGCAGACAAAGATCAGGAGGAAGTACATTTACAAGGCTTATGACACTACCTGCCTCATAGAAAACGACGAGGAGCCTCCAAGGGAACTCAATAAGGAAGCTCTGGACATTTCCCTCGGGGTTTCCAAGCTTTTCAACATGAAGCCTGTCGACCAGATGCATGTGATGAGAAAGATCGTTGTGGACGGATCAAACACCAGTGGCTTTCAGAGGACTGCATTTCTGGCAAGTGACGGGTACATTGAGACCTCGGAAGGGCGCTGCGGAATTGACAGCCTCTGCGTGGAAGAAGAAGCCGCCCAGAAAATAGAGGAAAAAGGAGACTCAATAGTCTATTCCCTGGACAGGCTAGGGATTCCGCTTGTCGAAATTGCAACCGCCCCTGACATAAGGTCCCCAAGGCACGCCCGGGAGGTTGCAGAATATATAGGAATGGTGCTCAGATCCACAGGGAAGGTAAAAAGAGGGCTTGGCACGATCAGGCAGGACGTAAACATCTCAATTGCCAGAGGGGAAAGGGTTGAAATCAAAGGAGTGCAGGCCCTTGACCTCATAGAAGACATCGTCCGAAGGGAAGTTGAACGGCAGTTGAACCTTCTTTTTATCAGGCAAGAACTCCTTGAGAGAAAAGCCTTTGTTTGCGAGGAGATCTATGATGTAACAGGGCTTTTCATGGACACGAAGTCCAAAGTCCTGCAAAAGGGCGTAAAGAAAGGCTCAATCCTTGCTGCCCTCCTGAAGAAATTTAACAGGCTTGTGGGCAAGGAAGTCCAGCCCGGAAGAAGGCTGGGAACCGAGTTTTCGGATAGGGCAAAGACTGCAGGTGTCGGAGGGCTTTTCCACACAGATGAACTTCCGAACTACGGGATAACCGAAAAGGAAGTCCAGGCTGTAAAGGACGCAATCGGTGCAGGCCCTGAAGATGCCTTCGTCATGGTTGCGGATGAACCCGAAAAAGCCAGGCTTGCAATTGAGGCAGTAATTAACAGGGCAAAGGAAGCCATTGAAGGAATCCCTGAGGAGACCCGAAAAGCTCTTCCTGACGGGAACACCGCTTACATGCGCCCCCTTCCGGGTGCGGCAAGGATGTACCCTGAAACCGATGTCCCCCAGATAGAAATCTCACAGGAGTATTTTGATTCCATAAAGCCTCCGGAACTCCTGACCAAAAGAGCAAAGCGGTTTGCCTCCGAAAGCGGCCTGAATAAGGAACTTGCCGAAAAAGTGGCTTATTCAAGGTATCTTCCCCTCTTTGAAATCCTTCTGGAGACCTACACGAAGGACGCAAATGTTAACTCAACCCTTATTGCCAGAACCCTTGTAGGAATCGTCCCGGAGATCAGGAGAAACGGAGTTGAGACGGATAACCTCACGGATGAACACTTCAAAGGACTTTTTGCAGCCATTTCAAACCAGGAAATTGCAAAAGAAGCAATTCAGGACCTTCTGACCGCCCTTGCAAAAGAGCCTGAACTGACAGTCCAGGAGGCAATCTCAAAGCTCGGCCTGAGTGCCTTTGATCCTGAGGAAGTAGAAAATTTCATAAAACAGATGGTCATGGAAAAAGGAGATTTCATAAAAGACAAGGGGCCTTCTGCCCTCGGTCCTCTCATGGGCATTGTCATGAAGGAATACAGAGGGACAGTTGACGGAAAGATCCTGAGCCATATGCTGAAAAAGGAGATAGATAACTTTATCGGTCAGGGATAA
- a CDS encoding aminotransferase class III-fold pyridoxal phosphate-dependent enzyme — translation MWEEGGSILDYGEPETLEKWRNSEKTEKSEDPMRKQETELDFFEQEIGLLDVVGPRAREIIGQDCKVMSACVSRPYPLVVDRAKGSVIKDIDGKEYIDFIAGIAVMNSGHSNPEVNAAISAQLEKMVHCGYGDFFAEPPLKLAKKLRELSGYSKVFYCNSGTEAVEAAMKLALWKTKRPNFIAFYNAFHGRTLGALSLTCSKVRQKEHFPTMRTVHTHYAYCYRCPLNLEYPSCGVECAKQIENLIFRKELSPEDTAAVFIEPVQGEGGYIVPPQEFHKEVKRICTDNDVLLIADEVQTGCFRTGPFLAMENFEVRADITCLAKALGAGLPIGAMLADSTLMDWPPGVHSNTFGGNLLSSASALASLEFLEKENMENRVREMGTHIRQRLRELQENCPCIGDVRGLGLMIGAEIVKSDKSIDPIRRDRIVREAFKEGVLLLPCGDSVIRFSPPLVMTDEEADLGLDKFEKALRRAAK, via the coding sequence ATGTGGGAAGAGGGGGGAAGCATTCTGGATTACGGCGAGCCGGAAACTCTTGAAAAATGGAGAAATTCGGAAAAAACGGAAAAATCAGAGGACCCGATGAGGAAACAGGAAACAGAACTTGACTTTTTCGAACAGGAAATAGGATTGCTTGATGTGGTCGGCCCAAGAGCTAGGGAGATCATAGGGCAGGACTGTAAGGTAATGTCCGCATGTGTATCCCGTCCCTATCCACTTGTTGTTGACAGGGCAAAAGGTTCCGTAATAAAAGACATAGACGGAAAAGAGTACATCGATTTCATCGCAGGGATTGCGGTCATGAATTCAGGCCATTCAAACCCGGAGGTTAATGCCGCCATCTCAGCCCAGCTGGAGAAAATGGTCCACTGCGGATACGGGGACTTTTTCGCCGAGCCTCCGTTAAAGCTTGCCAAAAAACTAAGGGAGCTTTCAGGCTATTCAAAGGTCTTTTACTGCAACAGTGGAACCGAAGCTGTGGAAGCCGCAATGAAACTTGCCCTGTGGAAGACAAAACGCCCTAACTTCATCGCTTTTTACAACGCTTTTCACGGCCGAACCCTGGGAGCCCTTTCCCTGACCTGTTCCAAAGTCCGGCAAAAGGAGCATTTCCCCACCATGCGTACAGTGCACACCCATTACGCCTACTGTTATCGCTGTCCCCTGAATCTTGAATACCCTTCCTGCGGAGTCGAATGTGCAAAGCAGATTGAAAACCTGATCTTCCGAAAAGAGCTAAGCCCAGAAGATACGGCTGCCGTTTTTATCGAGCCGGTCCAGGGAGAAGGGGGCTATATCGTCCCTCCTCAGGAGTTCCATAAAGAAGTGAAAAGGATCTGCACGGATAATGATGTCCTGCTTATAGCCGATGAAGTCCAGACAGGCTGTTTCAGGACAGGCCCCTTCCTTGCCATGGAAAACTTTGAGGTAAGGGCTGATATTACCTGCCTTGCAAAAGCCCTTGGTGCAGGCCTCCCAATAGGTGCAATGCTCGCAGACAGTACTCTCATGGACTGGCCACCCGGGGTCCACTCAAACACCTTCGGGGGAAACCTCCTCTCCTCAGCTTCAGCCCTCGCTTCCCTTGAATTCCTGGAAAAGGAAAATATGGAAAACCGTGTCAGAGAAATGGGAACGCATATCCGGCAGCGTCTGAGGGAGTTACAGGAAAATTGCCCTTGCATAGGAGACGTTCGCGGTCTAGGCCTTATGATAGGGGCAGAAATCGTAAAATCCGACAAATCCATAGACCCTATCCGAAGGGACAGGATCGTCAGGGAAGCGTTTAAAGAAGGAGTCCTGCTCCTTCCCTGCGGAGACTCCGTAATCCGCTTTTCCCCTCCCCTCGTCATGACCGATGAAGAAGCCGACCTCGGGCTTGATAAATTTGAAAAAGCGTTGAGAAGAGCGGCGAAATAA
- a CDS encoding response regulator — protein MKVLLVDDDPVFLELSKTFLEVFHDINSDTVESARQALEKLDELSYDVVVSDYDMPYMDGISFLKTIRDKRINIPFILFTGVGKEEIKSQAIENGVDSLIQKRGDPKAQYSELSKRIWQIVKNGSG, from the coding sequence ATGAAAGTACTGCTTGTAGACGACGACCCAGTATTCTTGGAGCTGTCAAAAACGTTCTTAGAGGTATTCCACGACATAAACTCCGATACCGTGGAATCCGCAAGACAGGCTCTTGAGAAATTAGATGAGCTCTCCTATGACGTAGTGGTTTCGGATTATGATATGCCTTATATGGACGGCATTTCGTTTCTGAAAACTATCCGTGATAAGAGAATTAATATCCCGTTCATCCTGTTTACGGGAGTGGGCAAAGAAGAAATTAAGAGTCAGGCTATCGAAAACGGTGTAGACTCCCTTATTCAGAAAAGAGGAGATCCTAAAGCTCAGTACTCTGAACTATCAAAGCGGATCTGGCAAATAGTTAAAAATGGTTCAGGTTAA
- a CDS encoding aldehyde dehydrogenase family protein — MVQEYKLHIGGESRDSATGETFDNINPATLENLATVQVAGSEDVDRAVEAAEEGFRVWSEVPAPRRAEVLFRTARILQERKEDLARLMTEEMGKVLPETRGDVQEAIDIAIYAAGEGRRMFGETTTSELKDKFCMTVLRPIGVVGMITPWNFPLAIPGWKIMPALIAGNAIVFKPASDTPLLAIKLVEILMEAGLPPGVVNLVTGPGGSTGKAIVQHPRIKAISFTGSLETGKWIMEECAKTMKRVSLELGGKNPVIIMDDADLELALEGVLWGAFGTTGQRCTATSRLILHEKIKDEFTARLLAKTKLLRVGNGLLPETDIGPIINKAQLEKIERYVRIGMEEGATLLLGGKAIDPGLPGYFFEPTVFTDVRPDMRIAQEEIFGPVLSIITVSGLEEAIEVANNTRYGLSSAIYTENVGKAFRAVKKIEAGITYVNAPTIGAEVHLPFGGVKGTGNGFREAGTEAIKEFTEIKAVYIDYSGRLQRAQIDME, encoded by the coding sequence GTGGTTCAGGAGTATAAATTGCACATAGGTGGGGAGTCGAGAGACTCAGCAACCGGAGAAACTTTTGATAACATCAATCCGGCCACTCTTGAAAACCTTGCCACGGTACAGGTAGCCGGAAGCGAAGACGTTGACAGGGCAGTTGAGGCGGCAGAAGAGGGGTTCAGGGTATGGAGCGAAGTTCCGGCACCCAGAAGAGCTGAAGTGCTTTTCAGGACAGCTCGCATTTTACAGGAGAGAAAGGAAGATCTTGCCAGGCTCATGACGGAGGAAATGGGAAAGGTGCTGCCAGAAACAAGGGGAGATGTGCAGGAAGCGATAGATATTGCCATTTATGCCGCAGGGGAAGGCAGGCGGATGTTCGGAGAGACAACGACCTCCGAACTCAAGGATAAGTTCTGTATGACCGTGCTCAGGCCGATAGGAGTTGTGGGCATGATAACCCCCTGGAACTTTCCTCTTGCGATTCCCGGCTGGAAGATCATGCCGGCTCTTATAGCAGGAAATGCAATCGTGTTCAAGCCTGCAAGCGACACGCCCCTGCTTGCAATCAAGCTCGTTGAAATCCTGATGGAAGCGGGTTTGCCTCCGGGTGTGGTAAATCTTGTGACAGGGCCTGGCGGAAGTACCGGAAAAGCCATAGTCCAGCACCCCCGGATAAAAGCAATTTCCTTTACAGGAAGCCTTGAAACCGGAAAATGGATCATGGAAGAATGTGCAAAAACCATGAAGCGGGTTTCACTTGAGCTGGGGGGAAAAAACCCGGTAATTATCATGGATGACGCCGACCTTGAACTTGCTCTTGAAGGCGTGCTCTGGGGAGCTTTCGGGACTACAGGCCAGCGCTGCACGGCAACAAGCAGGCTGATCCTGCACGAAAAAATAAAGGATGAATTTACAGCAAGGCTGCTTGCAAAAACAAAACTTCTCAGGGTAGGAAACGGGCTTTTGCCGGAAACGGACATCGGGCCCATAATCAATAAAGCTCAGCTTGAAAAAATAGAAAGGTACGTCCGGATAGGAATGGAAGAGGGTGCAACTCTCCTGCTCGGAGGAAAAGCCATAGATCCCGGGCTTCCGGGCTATTTTTTTGAGCCGACTGTCTTTACGGATGTCAGGCCGGATATGAGGATTGCACAGGAAGAGATCTTTGGGCCTGTGCTCAGCATCATTACGGTTTCGGGGCTTGAGGAAGCAATTGAAGTTGCCAATAACACCAGATACGGGCTTTCCTCGGCAATTTACACCGAAAACGTTGGAAAAGCTTTCAGGGCGGTTAAAAAGATAGAAGCTGGAATCACATATGTCAATGCCCCTACAATAGGGGCTGAAGTCCACCTTCCTTTCGGGGGCGTAAAAGGGACCGGAAACGGTTTCAGGGAAGCAGGGACAGAAGCAATCAAAGAATTCACGGAGATAAAAGCCGTGTATATAGATTACAGCGGCAGGCTGCAAAGAGCTCAGATAGATATGGAATGA